The Aureispira anguillae genome contains a region encoding:
- a CDS encoding YkgJ family cysteine cluster protein, translated as MEDYIQIWKNKKEHSKKAIKKFVNKLQQHRGKHLDRFAASVHETVFQKIDCLDCAGCCTGLPPIVNKTDAQRIAKKLGLSLADFEQEYLTVDEDQDTVMKQTPCPFLLEDNKCTIYEFRPKACREYPHTDVNFSKNLTYHAKNALYCPATFHILEALKKGIPV; from the coding sequence ATGGAAGATTATATTCAAATTTGGAAAAACAAAAAAGAACATTCTAAAAAAGCCATCAAGAAATTTGTCAATAAACTTCAGCAACATCGAGGCAAACACCTAGACCGCTTTGCCGCAAGTGTTCATGAAACGGTATTCCAAAAAATCGATTGTTTAGATTGTGCAGGTTGTTGTACTGGGCTTCCTCCTATTGTCAACAAAACAGATGCACAACGAATTGCTAAAAAACTAGGGTTATCCTTGGCTGATTTTGAGCAAGAATATTTAACTGTAGATGAAGATCAGGATACTGTAATGAAACAGACCCCCTGCCCTTTTTTATTAGAGGACAACAAATGTACCATCTACGAATTTAGACCCAAAGCTTGCCGAGAATATCCGCATACTGATGTCAACTTTTCAAAAAATTTAACCTATCATGCTAAAAATGCATTGTATTGCCCTGCTACCTTTCACATTTTAGAAGCACTAAAAAAAGGCATTCCTGTCTGA
- a CDS encoding class I SAM-dependent rRNA methyltransferase: protein MTIFPVQHIQRLAIKLKPAAQRMVKKGHPWVFEGGITKQSAAGKAGDLAIIYDNKKNKFLACGLYDPDSPIRIKVLQFHKSAVINSDWFEQKIQAAYQKRASLLATDTNSYRLIYGENDGLPSLVADVYKDIIVVKLYSAIWLPYLKDILPILLRISQCQTMVLRLSRSLQQVAQELGVSDGQVLYGQLKDEVVVFKEHGIAFSANVIHGHKTGYFLDHRHNRLKIGNRSKGKKVLDVFAYAGGFSVHALAKGATEVVSIDISAKALEMAQQNAALNPHTGQHITLAVDAFKGLEELIQKRKLFDIVIIDPPSFAKKETEVEGAKNSYKRLAALGCQLVKKGGLLVLASCTARIKAIDFFESVESSLKSSGRAFQIQEKTYHDVDHPIGFPEGAYLKCGYYRLQN, encoded by the coding sequence ATGACCATATTTCCAGTACAACATATTCAACGTTTAGCAATAAAACTTAAGCCTGCAGCTCAACGCATGGTCAAAAAGGGACACCCTTGGGTTTTTGAAGGGGGAATTACCAAACAAAGCGCAGCAGGAAAGGCTGGTGATCTGGCAATTATTTACGACAACAAAAAGAATAAATTTTTGGCTTGTGGTCTCTATGACCCAGATTCTCCTATTCGAATTAAAGTCCTGCAATTCCATAAGTCTGCGGTGATTAATTCAGATTGGTTTGAGCAAAAAATTCAAGCAGCTTACCAAAAACGAGCTAGCTTATTAGCGACAGATACCAATAGTTACCGCCTAATTTATGGAGAGAATGATGGTCTCCCAAGTTTGGTTGCAGATGTTTATAAAGATATTATTGTTGTCAAGCTTTATTCCGCAATTTGGTTGCCTTATTTAAAGGATATTTTACCCATTTTATTGCGTATCAGCCAATGTCAAACCATGGTCTTGCGCTTGAGTCGTTCCCTGCAACAGGTTGCTCAGGAGCTAGGGGTTAGTGATGGTCAAGTTTTATATGGTCAACTAAAGGATGAAGTAGTGGTATTTAAAGAGCATGGCATTGCCTTTTCGGCTAATGTTATTCATGGTCACAAAACGGGGTATTTCTTGGATCATCGCCACAATCGACTAAAAATAGGCAACCGCTCTAAAGGGAAAAAAGTATTGGATGTATTTGCCTATGCGGGTGGATTCTCCGTTCATGCACTAGCCAAAGGTGCGACAGAGGTTGTCAGCATTGATATTAGTGCTAAAGCCCTCGAAATGGCACAACAAAATGCAGCGCTCAATCCTCACACTGGTCAACACATTACTTTAGCCGTTGATGCATTTAAAGGCTTGGAAGAATTGATTCAAAAAAGGAAACTATTTGATATTGTAATCATTGATCCTCCCTCCTTTGCAAAAAAAGAAACAGAAGTAGAAGGCGCAAAAAATAGTTACAAAAGATTGGCTGCACTAGGCTGCCAATTGGTCAAAAAAGGAGGCTTATTGGTCTTGGCTTCTTGTACAGCACGCATCAAAGCAATTGACTTTTTTGAAAGCGTAGAAAGTAGCCTCAAATCAAGTGGTCGAGCATTCCAAATTCAAGAAAAAACCTACCATGATGTAGACCACCCTATTGGTTTTCCAGAGGGAGCTTATTTAAAGTGTGGTTATTATAGGCTGCAAAACTGA
- a CDS encoding exo-beta-N-acetylmuramidase NamZ family protein, protein MRVLFFVVGILSQLPLGWHFYAQSNEPTHGQLEEFNHDIVPAADQFYKYYHFIKDKRLGLVVNHTSMVGKTHLVDTLLKMNCQIQKIFAPEHGFRGQADAGEKLKDGVDGLTGIPIVSLYGKNKKPSAEQFENLDLVIFDVQDVGARFYTYTSTMTYVMETCAKNKVPLLILDRPNPNGHYVDGPILEATEKTFVGLHPVPIVHGLTVAEYARMINEEGWLENGIKCELYHVECLNYNHSKFYKLPVKPSPNLPNMKSIYLYPSLCWFEGTTVSVGRGTTKQFQVYGHPACSKSEFTFKPISRAGAKYPKHKGEQCKGYDLSVLSIQDLQKKKGLNLTYLVHFYNSLDAKTQSSFFNKNNFFDKLAGTPTLQHQLKEGKSIVEIQKSWQKDLKAYKKLRKKYLLYKDFE, encoded by the coding sequence ATGCGTGTACTCTTTTTTGTTGTAGGAATCTTATCTCAATTGCCCTTAGGTTGGCACTTTTATGCTCAAAGTAATGAACCAACTCATGGTCAACTAGAAGAATTTAACCATGATATTGTACCAGCCGCAGATCAATTTTACAAGTATTATCATTTTATCAAAGACAAACGTTTGGGGTTAGTGGTCAATCATACCTCTATGGTTGGCAAAACGCACTTGGTGGATACTTTACTCAAAATGAATTGCCAAATTCAAAAAATATTCGCTCCCGAACACGGTTTTCGTGGGCAAGCTGATGCAGGGGAAAAACTCAAAGATGGGGTAGATGGATTAACAGGAATTCCTATTGTTTCTTTATATGGAAAAAATAAAAAGCCTAGTGCAGAGCAGTTTGAAAATTTAGATTTGGTGATCTTTGATGTACAAGATGTGGGTGCTCGATTTTATACCTATACTTCAACCATGACTTATGTAATGGAAACCTGTGCAAAAAACAAGGTGCCTTTACTCATATTGGATCGCCCTAATCCCAATGGGCATTACGTAGATGGTCCTATTTTGGAAGCTACCGAAAAAACATTTGTTGGCCTGCACCCCGTTCCTATTGTTCATGGTTTGACGGTGGCAGAATACGCTAGAATGATTAATGAAGAAGGCTGGTTAGAAAACGGTATAAAATGCGAATTGTACCACGTTGAATGTTTGAATTATAACCACAGTAAATTTTATAAATTGCCTGTTAAACCTTCCCCAAATTTGCCCAATATGAAGAGCATTTATTTGTATCCTTCATTGTGTTGGTTTGAAGGAACAACGGTTAGTGTTGGGCGGGGAACGACCAAGCAATTTCAGGTTTATGGGCATCCTGCTTGTTCTAAAAGCGAGTTTACTTTTAAACCTATTTCTAGAGCTGGTGCAAAATATCCCAAGCATAAAGGGGAGCAATGTAAAGGTTATGATTTGAGTGTTTTGTCCATTCAAGACCTTCAAAAAAAGAAAGGGTTAAATCTAACCTATTTAGTTCACTTTTATAACAGTTTGGATGCTAAAACTCAAAGTTCCTTTTTTAATAAGAACAATTTCTTTGATAAATTAGCAGGAACTCCAACACTTCAGCATCAACTCAAAGAAGGAAAGAGTATTGTCGAGATTCAAAAAAGCTGGCAAAAAGACTTAAAAGCCTACAAAAAACTCAGAAAAAAGTACCTACTCTACAAGGATTTTGAATAG
- a CDS encoding DUF1569 domain-containing protein gives MATTIKPNLFEETDYQVFLNRVHQLKANSQPIWGTMNAAQMLAHCLEVQEACNGKPLQKTPFFIKLFKGFIKKSVLSDKPYPKNLQTHQQYIISDQKDFELEKKRFLASLEAFVQNKNSVEHSLFGTMSLEERNWAIYKHHNHHLEQFGV, from the coding sequence ATGGCAACAACAATAAAACCTAACCTTTTTGAGGAGACCGACTATCAAGTTTTTTTGAATCGAGTGCATCAATTAAAAGCCAATAGTCAACCAATTTGGGGAACCATGAATGCGGCGCAGATGTTAGCGCACTGCTTAGAGGTGCAAGAAGCTTGTAATGGCAAGCCGCTTCAAAAAACACCTTTTTTCATCAAATTATTCAAAGGTTTTATCAAAAAGTCGGTGTTAAGTGACAAGCCCTACCCCAAGAATTTGCAGACGCATCAACAATATATCATTAGCGATCAAAAGGATTTTGAGCTTGAAAAAAAGCGCTTTTTAGCGTCTTTAGAAGCCTTTGTACAAAATAAAAATAGCGTAGAACATAGTTTGTTTGGTACGATGTCTTTGGAGGAACGCAATTGGGCAATCTACAAACATCACAACCACCATTTGGAACAATTTGGCGTTTAG